The genomic region CCAATCCGGAATTTCAGGAATTGCTTTTATTGATCACAGATTTTTTAAGTTTCCATCAATACTGGGATATACATCGTTATTGCGATGAATTCAAGACAAATTCCAAAACAGAAAAGGCAGATATCTATTATGTCCAGGCTTCGGTTAATTTCCTGACCTTCAGTTATGAAGGAGCTGAAACTTTAATTCAACTTGCTTTGAAAAATGATCCTGAAAATACTTTCTATTTAAAATTTTACGGTTATCTTCTCAATGATCTTGGTGAAATAGATAAAGCTATTGAATACAATAAAAAAGCACTTGAAATCGATTTGAAGAAAGAAAATACGGATCCCAAAATTACAGCATCAAATTATAATAATATCGGTGCTTCCTATTATAAACAAAAAAAGTATGAAGATGCCATTGAGTATTACAGGCAAGCCCTGGAAATCTCTCAGAAAGTTTCAGATAAAAATGATCATGCAACTGCACGATATTACAATGATCTTGCTCTCGCTTATGATAAGAATAAAGATTTCAAGGCAGCAATTAAAAATTATTTAAAAGCGATCGAGATTGATATTCAGACAGTTGGTGAAGAAAATATCATTACTGCAACTAATTACAATAATATCGGTTCTGCCTATTTTAATTTACAGGATTTTGAGAAATCTATCGAGTTTTTTGAAAAAGCGATCGAGATCGATTTGAAAACTGTTGGTAAAAATAATCGCAATATTGCTTCCCATTATGGGAATCTCGGTTTTGCATATCTGAAAATAAATGATAAAGATAATGCAGAAAAGAATTTTAAAAATGTGATCAAGATCAGCAAGAAATTAAAGATCAATGACTGGGTGGCATTCTTTGAAAGGAAGATCGAGGAGATCAATCAGTAGCACAGAATTGTATTCTGTGCAAAAAAACTTTGAAAGTTTGATACTTGACCCTTGCTAGTTTCTCCTGTTTCCCGCTTCCTTTCACCTGTTTCCTACTTATAAACATCCTTCCGATTACCAATAGCAATTATCCAGACATTTTTTTCTTTTTCTTCGATCCAGTATATGAGTCCGAAATCTCCAATCCTGAGTTTGAATTTATTTTTGAATTTTCCTTTCAGTTCATTACCCGGGCTATATGGATTTTCTGGTAATTTATGAAGGTTATTCAAGATCTTGATCGCATCATTGGTTTCTAATCCTTTCAATTCTTTATAAGCTCTTTTATCCCATTTGATCTTATATGTCATACTCTTCCAGAACCTTTTCATGCGATTTTTCTTCTGTCAGTGATGCAATTCTGATATCGG from Candidatus Cloacimonadota bacterium harbors:
- a CDS encoding tetratricopeptide repeat protein, whose amino-acid sequence is MISAISMVIKKNNSSILLILFIISLSISSDDNIDLYEYRSDNFESTTEAVIITFEGKTYNLKDEKSFNDFARTFSKYSFLNKKFITFYERTIYDIRKMLETRTDVSNQDLYRQLIHLFGSKNKYKNHLAEIETNFEKLISEKMKLQEELKRLYNESSNPEFQELLLLITDFLSFHQYWDIHRYCDEFKTNSKTEKADIYYVQASVNFLTFSYEGAETLIQLALKNDPENTFYLKFYGYLLNDLGEIDKAIEYNKKALEIDLKKENTDPKITASNYNNIGASYYKQKKYEDAIEYYRQALEISQKVSDKNDHATARYYNDLALAYDKNKDFKAAIKNYLKAIEIDIQTVGEENIITATNYNNIGSAYFNLQDFEKSIEFFEKAIEIDLKTVGKNNRNIASHYGNLGFAYLKINDKDNAEKNFKNVIKISKKLKINDWVAFFERKIEEINQ
- a CDS encoding type II toxin-antitoxin system RelE/ParE family toxin, which encodes MKRFWKSMTYKIKWDKRAYKELKGLETNDAIKILNNLHKLPENPYSPGNELKGKFKNKFKLRIGDFGLIYWIEEKEKNVWIIAIGNRKDVYK